A genomic stretch from Deinococcus radiotolerans includes:
- a CDS encoding ATP-dependent helicase, producing the protein MTAPDLLAQLNPTQAQAADHYTGPALVIAGAGSGKTRTLIYRIAHLIGHYGVQPGEILAVTFTNKAAAEMRERASHLIDGADKLWMSTFHSAGVRILRAYGEHIGLRRGFVIYDDDDQLDILKEVMGSVPGIGPDTNPRVLRGILDRAKSNLLTPEDLSRSGEPYISGVPREAAGEVYRRYEQRKKSQNAIDFGDLITETVRLFREVPAVLNAVQNRAKFIHVDEYQDTNKAQYELTRLLASRDRNLLVVGDPDQSIYKFRGADIQNILDFQKDYRDAKVYLLEHNYRSSARVLTIANKLIENNAERLDKTLKAVKEDGHPVVFHRATDHRAEGDFVAEWITRLHTLEGRRFSEMAILYRTNAQSRVLEESLRRVQIPAKIVGGVGFYDRREIKDILAYARLAINPSDDVALRRIIGRPKRGIGDTALVKLMDWARANGTSLLTACANAEQSRILDRGAARPVEFAALMEAMADAAENYEPAPFLRFVIETSGYLDLLRQEGQEGQVRMENLDELINAAQEWAQEHEGTIADFLDDAALLSSVDDMRTKTENKGAPEDAVTLMTMHNAKGLEFPVVFIVGAEEGLLPSKGALVEAGGIEEERRLFYVGITRAMERLFLTAAQNRMQFGKTNAAEDSRFLEEIEGHFDTIDPYGQVVEYRAKTWKQYRPTVPAPSAVKNTSPMTAGMAFRGGEKVRHPKFGDGQVLAVAGVGDRQEVTVHFPSAGTKKLLVKFANLSPA; encoded by the coding sequence GTGACCGCGCCCGACCTCCTTGCCCAGCTCAACCCCACCCAGGCCCAGGCCGCTGACCACTACACCGGCCCGGCCCTGGTCATCGCGGGCGCCGGCAGCGGCAAGACCCGCACCCTCATCTACCGCATCGCCCACCTGATCGGCCACTACGGCGTGCAGCCCGGCGAGATCCTCGCCGTGACCTTCACCAATAAGGCCGCCGCCGAGATGCGTGAACGCGCCAGCCACCTCATTGACGGGGCCGACAAACTCTGGATGAGTACCTTCCACAGTGCCGGCGTGCGCATCCTGCGCGCCTACGGCGAACACATCGGTCTGCGGCGCGGCTTCGTCATCTACGACGACGACGACCAGCTCGACATTCTCAAGGAAGTCATGGGCAGCGTGCCTGGCATCGGCCCGGACACCAATCCCCGCGTGCTGCGCGGCATCCTCGACCGCGCCAAGAGCAACCTCCTGACCCCCGAAGACCTCTCCCGCAGCGGCGAGCCCTACATCAGCGGCGTGCCCCGCGAGGCCGCCGGCGAGGTCTACCGCCGCTACGAGCAGCGTAAGAAGAGCCAGAACGCCATCGACTTCGGCGACCTGATCACCGAGACCGTCCGCCTCTTCCGGGAGGTGCCTGCCGTTCTGAACGCCGTGCAGAACCGCGCGAAGTTCATCCACGTGGACGAGTATCAGGACACCAACAAGGCCCAGTACGAACTGACCCGCCTCCTTGCCAGCCGCGACCGCAACCTGCTCGTCGTGGGCGACCCCGACCAGTCGATCTACAAGTTCCGCGGCGCGGACATTCAGAACATCCTGGATTTCCAGAAGGACTACCGCGACGCGAAGGTGTACCTGCTGGAACACAACTACCGCTCCAGCGCGCGCGTGCTCACCATCGCGAACAAGCTGATCGAGAACAACGCCGAGCGCCTCGACAAGACCCTCAAGGCCGTCAAGGAGGACGGGCACCCGGTCGTGTTCCACCGCGCGACCGACCACCGCGCCGAGGGGGATTTCGTCGCGGAGTGGATCACGCGCCTGCACACGCTGGAGGGCCGCCGCTTCAGCGAGATGGCAATCCTGTACCGCACGAACGCGCAGTCGCGCGTGCTGGAGGAATCACTGCGGCGCGTGCAGATCCCCGCGAAGATCGTGGGCGGCGTGGGCTTCTACGACCGCCGGGAGATCAAGGACATCCTCGCGTACGCGCGGCTGGCCATCAACCCGAGTGACGACGTGGCGCTGCGCCGCATCATCGGGCGGCCCAAACGCGGCATCGGCGACACGGCCCTGGTGAAACTGATGGACTGGGCCCGCGCGAACGGCACCAGCCTCCTAACCGCCTGCGCGAACGCCGAGCAGTCCCGCATCCTCGACCGCGGCGCGGCGCGGCCCGTGGAGTTCGCCGCCCTGATGGAGGCCATGGCGGACGCCGCCGAGAACTACGAGCCTGCGCCGTTCCTGCGCTTCGTGATCGAGACGAGCGGTTACCTCGACCTGCTGCGCCAGGAGGGGCAGGAGGGCCAGGTGCGCATGGAGAACCTGGACGAACTCATCAACGCCGCGCAGGAATGGGCACAGGAGCACGAGGGCACCATCGCGGACTTCCTGGACGACGCGGCGCTGCTGTCCAGCGTGGACGACATGCGCACGAAGACCGAGAACAAGGGCGCCCCGGAGGACGCCGTCACGCTGATGACCATGCACAACGCCAAGGGCCTGGAATTCCCCGTGGTGTTCATCGTGGGGGCGGAAGAGGGCCTGCTGCCCAGCAAGGGCGCCCTGGTCGAGGCGGGCGGCATCGAGGAGGAGCGCCGACTGTTCTACGTGGGCATCACCCGCGCCATGGAACGCCTGTTCCTGACGGCCGCGCAGAACCGCATGCAGTTCGGCAAGACGAACGCCGCCGAGGACAGCCGCTTCCTGGAGGAGATCGAGGGCCACTTCGACACCATCGACCCGTACGGGCAGGTCGTTGAGTACCGCGCCAAGACCTGGAAACAGTACCGCCCGACCGTACCCGCCCCCAGCGCCGTGAAGAACACCAGCCCCATGACCGCCGGGATGGCCTTCCGGGGCGGCGAGAAGGTCAGGCACCCCAAGTTCGGCGACGGTCAGGTGCTGGCCGTGGCAGGCGTCGGCGACCGGCAGGAGGTCACCGTGCACTTCCCGTCCGCAGGCACCAAGAAGCTGCTCGTGAAGTTCGCGAACCTCAGTCCCGCCTGA
- a CDS encoding cation diffusion facilitator family transporter, giving the protein MTVPSASQQSSQRASRLALGSILVAVVVLGLKFLAYVLTGSVALYSDALESIINVAAAVAAFIALRVAARPADANHPYGHTKAEYFSAVAEGVLIVLAAAAIVREALPVLMNPAPPEGGTGLIGLGVNLGASALNALWATVLLRHGRALRSPALLADGRHVMSDVVTSVGVLVGVLAARLTGLYWLDPLLAVLVALNILWSGWLLVRDSVGGLMDAAVDTDTERRIRAAMSTAGAGALEMHDLRTRHAGSLTFIEFHMVVPGDMTVTEAHAICDRLEDAIRETTPDCSINIHVEPADKAKHHGVLVL; this is encoded by the coding sequence GTGACCGTTCCCTCCGCCTCCCAGCAGTCCTCCCAGCGCGCCTCCAGGCTGGCGCTGGGGAGCATTCTCGTGGCCGTGGTGGTGCTGGGCCTGAAGTTCCTGGCCTACGTCCTGACCGGCAGCGTGGCGCTGTACTCGGACGCGCTGGAGAGCATCATCAACGTGGCCGCGGCCGTCGCGGCGTTCATCGCGCTGCGCGTCGCGGCCCGCCCGGCGGACGCCAACCACCCCTACGGTCACACGAAGGCCGAGTACTTCAGCGCGGTCGCCGAGGGGGTCCTGATCGTGCTGGCCGCCGCCGCCATCGTGCGCGAGGCCCTGCCGGTCCTGATGAACCCCGCCCCGCCGGAGGGCGGCACCGGGCTGATCGGTCTGGGCGTGAACCTGGGCGCCAGCGCCCTGAACGCGCTGTGGGCGACAGTGCTGCTGCGCCACGGGCGGGCGCTGCGCTCCCCGGCGCTGCTGGCCGACGGCAGGCACGTCATGAGCGACGTGGTGACCAGCGTGGGCGTGCTTGTGGGCGTGCTGGCCGCGCGCCTGACCGGGCTGTACTGGCTGGACCCGCTGCTGGCGGTGCTGGTGGCGCTGAACATCCTCTGGAGCGGGTGGCTGCTCGTGCGTGACAGCGTGGGCGGCCTGATGGACGCCGCGGTCGACACCGACACCGAGCGGCGCATCCGGGCGGCCATGAGCACGGCGGGGGCGGGCGCGCTGGAGATGCACGACCTGCGCACCCGGCACGCGGGGAGCCTGACGTTCATCGAGTTCCACATGGTGGTGCCGGGCGACATGACCGTCACGGAAGCGCACGCCATCTGCGACCGGCTGGAGGACGCCATCCGGGAAACCACGCCCGACTGCTCGATCAACATTCACGTGGAACCGGCGGACAAGGCCAAGCATCACGGCGTCCTGGTGCTGTAA
- the fdhF gene encoding formate dehydrogenase subunit alpha: MGELDVPNDAHIRSEVGPTRPPRGAQVQVMVDGAAQAAWVGEPLVDVINRAQIELAQVCYHPQLGPLQTCDTCAVEIDGVLGRACGTPVRAGMVVRTQTNAARTAQRDAYDRIVANHDLYCTVCDNNNGNCTVHNTLGVLGIDHQTRPFQPKGFEKDMSNPFYRYDPDQCILCGRCVEACQNVQVNETLTIDWEAEQPRVLWDGGKPIGESSCVSCGHCITVCPCNALQEKSMLGEAGLFTGIPLPVWNSAIDVVKGVEASAGLKPIMNVSEIESAARDRYIKKTKTVCTYCGVGCSFDVWTDERHILKVEPGLGHANGISTCVKGKFGWDYVNSEDRLTSPLIRDGDRFREASWDEALALVARRFTEIRAAKGPDALAFVASSKASNEEAFLVQKFARQVIGTNNVDNCSRYCQSPASKGLSLTVGIGGDSGTIKDIENASLVITVGSNTAESHPVLATRVKRAQKLGHTRVIVFDIREHELARRADEFHRPNPGTDFVWLAAVSKFILDNGLEDRDFLHERVNGLDEFRASIEEYTLERAERETGLSAATLEALARRIAGEERVCILWAMGVTQQCGGTDTSAAISNLLLITGNYGRLGTGAYPLRGHNNVQGASDMGAQPDAVSGYQRIDDPFAVQRHEREWGVTLRPERGLDNTQMIDAAIRGDLRALWITGEEMSLTDANANHLQEGFEALEFLVVQDLYFTNTARFADVVLPAAASLEKEGTFTNTERRIQRLYEVMPPLKGTKPDWQIYTAVAERMGHRWGYTHPSEIMAEIARLTPHFAGVSYDRLEGYDTLCWPVAEDGTDQPLLYTERFNFPDGKARLYAGEYRRRQQAPNETYDLHLNSGRMLEHFHEGNMTFRVAGIAAKAPDAFVEISPELAAERSIQSGQWVRLVSEHGAVRLQVLVTGRVSGNQVFVPMNARKAEDAVNRLTGSQGDATTNTPAYKDTRVRLDVLHDVGPNPLPATNPRWGHPTPQQGVEVERKWARPDYVFPGGLLPMHGDSLNARADALGADD; this comes from the coding sequence ATGGGCGAACTGGACGTGCCGAACGACGCGCACATCCGCAGCGAGGTGGGGCCGACCCGGCCGCCGCGCGGGGCGCAGGTGCAGGTCATGGTGGACGGGGCCGCGCAGGCCGCGTGGGTGGGCGAGCCGCTGGTGGACGTGATCAACCGCGCGCAGATCGAGCTGGCGCAGGTGTGTTACCACCCGCAGCTGGGCCCCCTGCAGACGTGTGACACCTGCGCGGTCGAGATCGACGGCGTGCTGGGGCGCGCGTGCGGGACGCCGGTACGGGCCGGGATGGTGGTGCGCACGCAGACGAACGCGGCGCGCACGGCGCAGCGGGACGCGTACGACCGGATCGTGGCGAACCACGACCTCTACTGCACGGTGTGCGACAACAACAACGGGAACTGCACGGTGCACAACACGCTGGGCGTGCTGGGCATCGACCACCAGACCCGGCCCTTCCAGCCCAAGGGCTTCGAGAAGGACATGAGCAATCCCTTCTACCGCTACGACCCGGATCAGTGCATCCTGTGCGGCCGCTGCGTGGAGGCCTGCCAGAACGTGCAGGTGAACGAGACCCTCACGATTGACTGGGAGGCGGAGCAGCCGCGCGTGCTGTGGGACGGCGGCAAACCCATCGGCGAGAGCAGCTGCGTCAGCTGCGGGCACTGCATTACGGTCTGCCCCTGCAACGCCCTGCAGGAGAAATCCATGCTGGGCGAGGCGGGGCTGTTCACCGGGATTCCGCTGCCGGTGTGGAACTCGGCGATTGACGTGGTCAAGGGCGTGGAGGCCAGCGCGGGCCTAAAGCCGATCATGAACGTCAGCGAGATCGAGTCGGCCGCCCGGGACCGCTACATCAAGAAGACGAAGACGGTCTGCACGTACTGCGGGGTGGGCTGCTCATTCGACGTCTGGACGGACGAACGGCACATCCTGAAGGTCGAGCCTGGCCTGGGGCACGCCAACGGCATCAGCACCTGCGTGAAGGGCAAGTTCGGCTGGGACTACGTGAACAGCGAGGACCGCCTGACCAGTCCCCTCATCCGCGACGGGGACCGCTTCCGCGAGGCGAGCTGGGACGAGGCGCTGGCGCTGGTCGCGCGGCGCTTCACCGAGATCCGCGCGGCGAAGGGACCCGACGCGTTGGCGTTCGTGGCGAGCAGCAAGGCCAGCAACGAGGAAGCGTTCCTGGTGCAGAAGTTCGCGCGTCAGGTGATCGGCACGAACAACGTGGACAACTGCTCGCGCTACTGCCAGTCCCCGGCCAGCAAGGGCCTGTCCCTGACGGTCGGGATCGGCGGGGACAGCGGGACCATCAAGGACATCGAGAACGCCAGTCTGGTGATCACGGTGGGCAGCAACACCGCCGAGAGCCACCCGGTGCTCGCCACCCGCGTGAAGCGCGCGCAGAAGCTGGGGCACACGCGGGTGATCGTGTTCGACATCCGCGAGCATGAACTCGCCCGCCGCGCCGACGAGTTCCACCGCCCGAACCCCGGCACGGACTTCGTGTGGCTGGCGGCCGTCAGCAAGTTCATCCTGGACAACGGTCTGGAGGACAGGGACTTCCTCCATGAACGCGTGAACGGCCTGGACGAGTTCCGCGCGTCCATTGAGGAGTACACCCTGGAACGTGCCGAGCGCGAGACCGGCCTGAGTGCGGCGACGTTGGAGGCCCTGGCGCGGCGCATCGCGGGCGAGGAGCGGGTGTGCATCCTGTGGGCGATGGGCGTCACTCAGCAGTGCGGCGGGACCGACACGAGCGCCGCGATCAGCAACCTGCTCCTGATCACCGGGAACTACGGCCGGCTGGGGACCGGCGCGTACCCGCTGCGCGGCCACAACAACGTGCAGGGTGCGTCGGACATGGGCGCGCAGCCGGACGCGGTGAGCGGCTACCAGCGGATCGATGATCCGTTCGCCGTGCAGCGCCACGAGCGCGAGTGGGGCGTCACCCTCCGCCCCGAACGCGGCCTGGACAACACGCAGATGATCGACGCGGCCATCCGCGGGGACCTGCGCGCCCTGTGGATCACGGGCGAGGAGATGAGCCTCACCGACGCGAACGCCAACCACCTCCAGGAGGGCTTCGAGGCGCTGGAGTTCCTGGTCGTGCAGGACCTGTACTTCACGAACACGGCGCGCTTCGCGGACGTGGTGCTGCCGGCGGCGGCGTCGCTGGAGAAGGAGGGCACCTTCACGAACACCGAGCGCCGCATCCAGCGGCTGTACGAGGTCATGCCGCCCCTGAAGGGCACGAAGCCCGACTGGCAGATCTACACGGCGGTCGCCGAGCGCATGGGCCACCGCTGGGGTTACACGCATCCCTCGGAGATCATGGCGGAGATCGCGCGCCTCACGCCGCACTTTGCCGGGGTGAGCTACGACCGCCTGGAGGGCTACGACACGCTGTGCTGGCCGGTCGCGGAAGACGGCACCGATCAGCCGCTGCTGTACACCGAGCGCTTCAATTTCCCCGACGGGAAGGCGCGCCTGTACGCCGGGGAGTACCGGCGCCGCCAGCAGGCCCCGAACGAGACGTACGACCTGCACCTGAACAGCGGGCGCATGCTGGAGCACTTCCACGAGGGGAACATGACCTTCCGCGTGGCGGGGATCGCCGCAAAGGCCCCGGACGCGTTCGTGGAGATCAGCCCCGAACTGGCCGCCGAGCGCAGCATCCAAAGTGGACAGTGGGTGCGACTGGTCAGCGAGCACGGCGCGGTGAGGCTCCAGGTGCTCGTGACCGGGCGGGTCAGTGGGAATCAGGTGTTCGTGCCCATGAACGCCCGCAAGGCGGAGGACGCCGTGAACCGCCTGACCGGCTCGCAGGGCGACGCGACCACGAACACCCCGGCGTACAAGGACACCCGCGTGCGGCTGGACGTGCTGCACGACGTGGGCCCCAACCCGCTGCCCGCCACGAACCCGCGCTGGGGGCACCCGACGCCGCAGCAGGGCGTGGAGGTCGAGCGCAAGTGGGCGCGGCCCGACTACGTGTTCCCGGGCGGGCTGCTGCCCATGCACGGCGACAGCCTGAACGCGCGCGCCGACGCGCTGGGCGCCGATGACTGA
- a CDS encoding DUF1641 domain-containing protein, with protein sequence MAKPLEFTPRTPTPQEQLHTEVADSTEALLAGLHLLRQLHEHGVLDVAQKTVRGGEGLTASLLHILGGQSSTALLRNVTELGKTLSELDPGEVSVLGHAVTVGVHEGARHVASGKGIGLGELLGLLKDRDVQVALGAIFALLKGAGRALREANEAVPQTANQAEVGR encoded by the coding sequence ATGGCGAAACCACTCGAATTCACGCCCCGCACGCCCACCCCGCAGGAGCAGCTGCACACCGAGGTGGCGGATTCCACCGAGGCGCTGCTCGCGGGCCTGCACCTGCTGCGGCAGCTGCACGAGCACGGCGTGCTGGACGTCGCGCAGAAGACCGTCCGGGGCGGCGAGGGCCTCACGGCGTCGCTGCTGCACATCCTGGGCGGGCAGAGCAGCACTGCCCTGCTCCGCAACGTGACGGAACTCGGCAAGACCCTCTCGGAACTCGATCCGGGCGAGGTCAGCGTGCTGGGGCACGCGGTCACGGTGGGCGTGCACGAGGGCGCGCGGCACGTCGCGTCCGGGAAGGGCATCGGCCTGGGTGAACTGCTGGGGCTGCTCAAGGACCGGGACGTGCAGGTGGCGCTCGGCGCGATCTTCGCGCTCCTCAAGGGCGCGGGGCGGGCGCTGCGCGAGGCCAATGAGGCCGTGCCGCAGACCGCGAATCAGGCCGAGGTGGGCCGCTGA
- a CDS encoding formate dehydrogenase accessory sulfurtransferase FdhD, whose product MLWRSGAPAERVDAVAVEEPLELRLHTPDGPLPLGVLMRTPGHDRELLLGWLVSEDLLPEVFTLEPDHENRNVWHLHTPDFARLAAGARLAVSSSACGVCGSGSVERLMARASPPSWAGGPLDVAWLSGLPKVLVAAQPGFAATGGLHGAALFSRDGTRLAAFEDVGRHNAVDKLVGWAQAQGRLPLSDATLVVSSRAGFEIVQKAVTAGVAVVVTVGAATSLAVDTAAAFGVTLCGFARGDRLTVYAGADRFPDFLQTSSSPTL is encoded by the coding sequence GTGCTGTGGCGGAGCGGGGCGCCAGCGGAGCGGGTGGACGCCGTGGCGGTCGAGGAACCGCTGGAACTGCGCCTGCACACGCCGGACGGCCCGCTGCCGCTGGGGGTGCTGATGCGCACGCCCGGCCACGACCGCGAGCTGCTGCTGGGCTGGCTGGTCTCCGAGGACCTGCTGCCTGAGGTCTTCACTCTGGAACCCGATCACGAGAACCGGAACGTATGGCACCTGCACACGCCGGACTTCGCGAGGCTCGCGGCGGGCGCGCGGCTGGCCGTGTCGTCCAGCGCGTGCGGGGTGTGCGGGTCGGGCAGCGTGGAGCGCCTGATGGCCCGCGCCTCTCCCCCATCCTGGGCGGGCGGGCCGCTGGACGTGGCGTGGCTCTCGGGCCTGCCGAAGGTGCTGGTGGCGGCCCAGCCGGGCTTCGCGGCAACCGGCGGCCTGCACGGCGCGGCCCTGTTCTCTCGGGACGGCACGCGGCTGGCGGCGTTCGAGGACGTGGGGCGCCACAACGCCGTGGACAAGCTGGTGGGCTGGGCGCAGGCGCAGGGCCGCCTCCCGCTGTCGGACGCCACGCTGGTGGTCAGCAGCCGCGCGGGCTTCGAGATCGTGCAGAAGGCCGTCACGGCTGGTGTGGCGGTGGTCGTCACGGTGGGCGCAGCGACCAGTCTCGCGGTGGACACGGCTGCGGCCTTTGGGGTGACCCTGTGCGGCTTCGCGCGCGGCGACCGGCTGACCGTGTACGCCGGAGCAGACCGGTTTCCGGACTTCCTCCAGACCAGTTCTTCTCCAACACTCTGA
- a CDS encoding excinuclease ABC subunit UvrA, translated as MSRSAPTPRDGFVQVRGAREHNLKNVDVDLPRDALVVFTGVSGSGKSSLAFGTLYAEAQRRYLDSVSPYARRLFNQLGTPDVDRIEGLPPAVALQQGRGVTSARSTVGSLTTLNNVLRLLYSRAGDYPEGQGIIYAEGFSPNTPEGACPECHGLGRVFDVTEASMVPDPSLTIRERAIAAWPTAWGGQNQRDILVTLGYDVDTPWRDLPQRDRDWILFTEEQPQVPVYPGFTPEETRRALKRRAEPSYMGTFTSARRHVLHTFATSGSESMKRRAASFMVIRECPVCHGKRLTREALGVTFAGLDIADFSRLPLSRAAELLAPAARGDTDRPGGPPRPQEEALALTRLAGDLCARIEVLGRLGLGYLTLERSTPTLSPGELQRLRLATQLYSNLFGVVYVLDEPSAGLHPADTEALLGALDDLKAGGNSLFVVEHDLAVIRHADWIVDVGPAAGKGGGEVLYSGPPAGLRDVTASQTARHLFAPPTPPRPAPREPQGWLEVQGVTRNNLRGLNVRLPLGVLTAVTGVSGSGKSSLITQALADLLGAHLGVTPPAPEGSTDPADLLSADDAPAPTGGTLGGDVASVKRLVQVTQSPIGRTPRSNLATYTGLFDHVRTLFAATPLARRRHYRPGRFSFNVKGGRCEHCQGEGWVMVELLFLPSVYAPCPVCHGARFNDSTLEVTWANLNIAQVLNLTVDAAADVFADEPPVARALSTLQEVGLGYLRLGQPATELSGGEAQRVKLASELQKATRGHTVYLLDEPTTGLHPSDVDRLHAQLRRLVDAGHTVMLVEHDLGLIAASDWVIDLGPGAGDDGGRIVAQGTPEQVAQAKDSRTAPYLRRALKGLTAPLA; from the coding sequence ATGAGCCGGTCTGCCCCCACCCCCCGTGACGGTTTCGTGCAGGTGCGCGGCGCGCGGGAACACAACCTGAAGAACGTGGACGTGGACCTGCCCCGGGACGCGCTGGTGGTGTTCACCGGGGTGTCGGGCTCCGGGAAGTCGTCCCTGGCGTTCGGGACGCTGTACGCGGAGGCGCAGCGCCGCTACTTGGATTCCGTGTCGCCGTACGCGCGGCGGCTGTTCAATCAACTGGGCACCCCGGATGTGGACCGTATCGAGGGCCTGCCGCCTGCCGTGGCGCTCCAGCAGGGGCGGGGCGTGACGTCGGCGCGCAGCACGGTCGGCAGCCTGACCACCCTGAACAACGTGCTGCGGCTGCTGTACTCCCGCGCGGGCGACTACCCCGAGGGGCAGGGCATCATCTACGCGGAGGGCTTCTCGCCGAACACGCCCGAGGGCGCCTGCCCGGAATGCCACGGGCTGGGGCGGGTCTTCGACGTGACCGAGGCAAGCATGGTGCCCGACCCGTCCCTGACGATCCGCGAGCGGGCCATCGCCGCGTGGCCGACCGCGTGGGGCGGGCAGAACCAGCGGGACATCCTCGTGACGCTGGGCTACGACGTGGATACGCCCTGGCGGGATCTGCCGCAGCGCGACCGCGACTGGATCCTGTTCACCGAGGAGCAGCCGCAGGTGCCCGTCTACCCCGGCTTCACGCCCGAGGAGACCCGCCGGGCCCTGAAGCGCCGCGCCGAACCGTCGTACATGGGGACGTTCACGTCCGCGCGGCGGCACGTGCTGCACACCTTCGCGACCAGCGGCAGCGAGAGCATGAAGCGCCGCGCGGCGTCCTTCATGGTGATCCGCGAGTGCCCCGTCTGCCACGGCAAACGCCTGACCCGTGAGGCGCTGGGCGTGACCTTCGCCGGGCTGGACATCGCGGACTTCTCACGCCTGCCGCTGAGCCGCGCCGCCGAGCTGCTGGCCCCCGCCGCCCGGGGGGACACGGACCGCCCCGGTGGCCCGCCCCGCCCGCAGGAGGAGGCGCTGGCCCTGACCCGCCTCGCGGGCGACCTGTGCGCGCGGATCGAGGTGCTCGGGCGCCTGGGTCTGGGGTACCTGACCCTGGAGCGCAGCACGCCCACCCTGTCGCCCGGGGAGCTCCAGCGGCTGCGGCTGGCGACCCAGCTGTATTCGAACCTGTTCGGGGTGGTGTACGTCCTCGACGAACCGTCCGCCGGGCTGCACCCCGCCGACACCGAGGCGCTGCTGGGCGCCCTGGATGATCTGAAGGCCGGGGGGAACTCGCTGTTCGTGGTCGAGCACGACCTCGCCGTGATCCGCCACGCCGACTGGATCGTGGACGTCGGCCCGGCCGCCGGTAAGGGCGGGGGCGAGGTGCTGTACAGCGGCCCACCCGCGGGGCTGCGCGACGTGACGGCCTCGCAGACCGCGCGCCACCTCTTCGCGCCGCCCACCCCACCCCGCCCGGCGCCGCGCGAGCCGCAGGGCTGGCTGGAGGTGCAGGGCGTGACCCGCAACAACCTGCGAGGTCTGAACGTGCGGCTGCCCCTGGGCGTCCTGACCGCCGTGACCGGCGTGAGCGGCTCGGGGAAATCCAGCCTGATCACCCAGGCCCTCGCGGACCTGCTGGGCGCGCACCTGGGCGTCACGCCGCCCGCACCGGAGGGCAGCACCGACCCCGCCGACCTGCTGAGCGCCGACGACGCGCCCGCGCCCACCGGCGGCACGCTGGGCGGCGACGTGGCCAGCGTGAAGCGGCTGGTGCAGGTCACGCAGAGTCCCATCGGGCGCACGCCACGCAGCAACCTCGCCACGTACACCGGCCTGTTCGACCACGTCCGCACCCTGTTCGCCGCCACGCCCCTGGCCCGGCGGCGGCACTACCGGCCAGGCCGCTTCTCCTTCAACGTGAAGGGCGGCCGCTGCGAGCACTGCCAGGGTGAGGGCTGGGTCATGGTGGAACTGCTGTTCCTGCCGTCCGTATACGCGCCCTGCCCCGTCTGCCACGGCGCGCGCTTTAACGACAGCACGCTGGAAGTGACGTGGGCGAACCTGAACATCGCGCAGGTCCTGAACCTGACCGTGGACGCTGCCGCCGACGTGTTCGCGGACGAGCCCCCCGTGGCACGCGCCCTGAGCACGTTGCAGGAGGTCGGCCTGGGGTACCTGCGGCTGGGTCAGCCCGCCACGGAACTCTCCGGCGGGGAGGCGCAGCGCGTGAAACTCGCCTCGGAACTCCAGAAGGCCACGCGCGGCCACACCGTGTACCTCCTGGATGAGCCCACCACCGGCCTGCACCCCAGCGACGTGGACCGCCTGCACGCGCAGCTGCGCCGCCTCGTGGACGCCGGGCACACCGTGATGCTCGTCGAGCACGACCTGGGCCTGATCGCCGCCAGCGACTGGGTCATCGACCTCGGTCCCGGCGCGGGTGACGACGGCGGGCGGATCGTCGCGCAGGGCACACCCGAACAGGTCGCGCAGGCCAAGGACAGCCGCACCGCGCCGTACCTGCGCCGCGCCCTGAAAGGCCTCACCGCCCCCCTGGCCTGA
- a CDS encoding alpha/beta fold hydrolase, translating to MTSEPPVRARRPARLSPRVRTWLVAGLSLLGGYVIATARQVAVRPPLVLGQDAVSSPQSREARVTLEQAGGPVIRIRPQNGEARTLLVFYPGGLVRPQAYEWLGRALADQGVETVIPAFPLDLAVTAANRADALIGAYGGGKRVVIAGHSLGGAMAAQYAARHPGKVAGLILMAAYPAGNMTLKDQALPVLSLLAERDGVAAPEAVRGGLNRLPPGTTLTVIPGAVHAFFGRYGPQQGDGQPDVNRAQAEGDILNAVQTYLTGLR from the coding sequence GTGACCTCCGAGCCGCCCGTTCGCGCCCGCCGACCCGCCCGCCTCTCGCCGCGCGTCCGCACGTGGTTGGTGGCGGGCCTTTCACTACTCGGCGGGTACGTGATCGCAACGGCGCGGCAGGTGGCGGTGCGGCCCCCGCTGGTGCTGGGGCAGGACGCGGTCAGTTCCCCGCAGAGCCGGGAGGCCCGCGTGACGCTGGAACAGGCGGGCGGCCCGGTCATCCGCATCCGACCGCAGAATGGCGAGGCGCGGACGCTGCTGGTGTTCTACCCCGGCGGGCTGGTGCGCCCGCAGGCGTACGAGTGGCTGGGCCGCGCCCTGGCCGATCAGGGCGTCGAGACGGTCATCCCGGCCTTCCCACTCGATCTGGCCGTCACGGCCGCCAACCGCGCCGACGCGCTGATCGGCGCGTACGGGGGCGGGAAGCGCGTGGTGATCGCCGGGCACTCGCTGGGAGGCGCGATGGCCGCGCAGTACGCCGCCCGGCACCCCGGCAAGGTCGCGGGCCTGATCCTGATGGCCGCGTACCCCGCCGGGAACATGACGCTGAAGGACCAGGCGCTGCCCGTCCTGTCCCTGCTGGCCGAGCGCGACGGCGTGGCCGCCCCCGAGGCGGTGCGCGGCGGCCTGAACCGCCTGCCGCCCGGCACCACCCTGACCGTCATTCCCGGCGCGGTGCACGCCTTCTTCGGCCGCTACGGCCCGCAGCAGGGCGACGGACAGCCGGACGTGAACCGCGCGCAGGCGGAAGGCGACATCCTGAACGCCGTCCAGACCTACCTGACCGGACTGCGCTGA